A single window of Anaerocolumna chitinilytica DNA harbors:
- a CDS encoding tetratricopeptide repeat protein, with protein sequence MNVEIDTLRKEYYRLGMEYLEKGNNRSAYRYFSMAAEKEPLWPEAIFRRAQTAYYEGSIWIAAEEAVRALRLNRTLENLFDKEGFSLDFVLSQLNSLACQNIGGRNFTAARGFLDSALFLKPDYVMGQLTMAELLTAAGEPYDALEWLEKAVEKEPGRAGKLEGYGCYAPLKPYVRYGKIIGEERLAAEAAEKLFRAGAEKYQSGSPT encoded by the coding sequence ATGAATGTAGAAATTGATACTTTGAGAAAAGAGTACTACAGGCTTGGCATGGAGTACCTGGAGAAGGGGAACAACAGAAGTGCTTACCGGTATTTCAGCATGGCGGCGGAGAAGGAGCCCTTATGGCCTGAAGCAATCTTTCGCCGGGCACAGACCGCTTATTATGAGGGCAGCATATGGATAGCGGCGGAGGAAGCCGTGCGCGCTTTACGTCTTAATCGGACATTGGAGAACCTTTTTGACAAGGAGGGCTTTTCGCTGGATTTTGTACTGTCCCAGCTCAATTCCCTTGCCTGCCAGAATATTGGAGGCAGGAACTTTACCGCTGCGAGAGGATTTTTGGATTCCGCATTGTTTCTAAAGCCGGATTATGTCATGGGGCAGCTGACCATGGCGGAGCTTTTGACAGCGGCTGGAGAACCTTATGATGCACTGGAATGGCTGGAAAAAGCGGTGGAAAAGGAACCGGGAAGGGCCGGGAAGCTGGAGGGTTACGGCTGCTATGCGCCTTTAAAGCCCTATGTCCGGTATGGGAAAATCATCGGGGAGGAAAGGCTTGCGGCTGAGGCGGCGGAGAAGCTTTTCCGTGCAGGGGCAGAGAAATACCAAAGCGGCAGTCCCACGTGA
- a CDS encoding TPR end-of-group domain-containing protein — protein sequence MAELYVAAKNAEEAVRWLQKAVKIAPELKSKLDTYPCYAPLRSNTDYQALLAQKEGHGKSFYYLKMLAEPGGMREDFRMISSDTEKLRQMLLTRIKASLGFYALLSYGQTIRITCYTAGEQTDFVDIHPFLNITVPGKLTASFTEGGTPVIKGEDGNTATDGYVSDLLFEYRAYDEETETVQLGDWEGQLGALTGEPLVLQEEVEIDGVFLTADRVYELESGEDYSLEEFIAMTKEEN from the coding sequence ATGGCGGAGCTGTACGTTGCCGCCAAAAATGCGGAAGAAGCAGTTCGGTGGCTGCAAAAGGCCGTGAAAATTGCGCCGGAGCTAAAAAGTAAGCTGGATACATATCCGTGCTATGCGCCCCTGCGCAGTAATACAGACTATCAGGCACTCCTTGCACAGAAAGAGGGGCATGGCAAAAGCTTTTATTACCTGAAAATGCTTGCGGAGCCAGGGGGTATGCGCGAGGATTTCCGCATGATATCCTCTGATACGGAGAAGCTTCGGCAGATGCTGCTCACCAGAATCAAAGCAAGCCTTGGCTTCTATGCCTTGCTGTCCTACGGGCAGACCATTCGGATAACGTGCTATACAGCCGGGGAACAGACGGACTTTGTGGATATTCACCCATTCCTTAACATAACAGTTCCGGGCAAGCTGACCGCTTCCTTTACAGAGGGGGGTACCCCTGTCATAAAGGGCGAGGACGGAAACACAGCGACGGACGGATACGTTTCGGATTTGCTTTTTGAGTACAGAGCCTATGACGAAGAGACAGAGACCGTACAGTTGGGCGACTGGGAGGGACAGCTTGGCGCGCTGACCGGAGAGCCGCTTGTCTTGCAGGAGGAAGTGGAGATAGACGGCGTCTTTCTGACAGCAGACAGAGTGTATGAGCTGGAATCGGGAGAGGACTATTCCTTGGAGGAATTTATCGCAATGACAAAAGAGGAAAACTGA